One genomic segment of Penaeus chinensis breed Huanghai No. 1 chromosome 24, ASM1920278v2, whole genome shotgun sequence includes these proteins:
- the LOC125038066 gene encoding long-chain-fatty-acid--CoA ligase 4-like: MIQHYINANKVLSRAGSHSKPYYEAWAYDKAVEVGLIQIHKTLTLHRGATNYAKLHQQHKDATGKPITADTRDIVSDMDCYVPLGSVTCSDNPDHGLRTALLRLFPRAPADAKPTDAIESLRHLQLELKGAEATTLPAILDYAANKLGDAPCLGTRQILARERFVEDGKEREKMRLGEYTFLTYREVQDVVVKFASGLGHIGTGDSGRVAMFSETRAEWLMAALGCLRHRQAVVTVYTTLPDDNIVSSLNETEVRVVITSQQLLARTMALLPQCPAVKHVIVFEDQLEGIGTVAEDLGGVAVTPFQDVVDVHRDDRYLAYLPLAHVMELAAEMALLANNVVIMYGSPLTLTNNSPKVMSGTLGDTIVKGVNNVAQDQGFLKRKIFSKALEIKKKQSAPEFVNKILDFVVFNKVKEQLGGQVRLIVVGGAPLSADTHANIRALFGCNVLVGYGATETTACISAAVPSDQRTGHCGAPCYGVQLTLMDWEDGGYRTTDKPHPRGEILVAGPTVAKGYFRLPMVTQEAFVEHHGQRWYMTGDIGQIDDTGVLRIIDRKKDLVKLRDGEFLSLGDIETKLKTHPRCICVSVPSEDRLRKLTERLNLDSKRDFESLTQDPAVVAAVLKELQVYGMQQGLRQRDLPVGLFLNTKPWTPETGLVTAAFKIRRQALVDYFKEHISALYSKYEDPQ, from the exons GCACCAGCAACACAAGGATGCAACAGGCAAACCCATAACCGCGGACACCAGAGACATAGTTAGCGACAT GGATTGTTATGTACCTCTTGGGTCTGTTACCTGTTCTGACAACCCCGATCACGGTCTTCGTACAGCGCTTCTGCGGCTGTTCCCCAGAGCCCCAGCCGACGCCAAGCCGACCGACGCCATCGAAAGTCTTCGGCACCTACAACTA GAGCTCAAGGGCGCCGAGGCAACGACGCTGCCGGCCATCCTGGACTACGCCGCCAACAAGCTCGGCGACGCTCCGTGCTTGGGCACGCGGCAGATCCTGGCCCGAGAACGCTTTGTGGAGGACGGAAAGGAGCGCGAAAAGATGCGGCTCGGGGAGTACACCTTCCTCACTTACCGCGAAGTGCAGGACGTGGTAGTCAAGTTCGCCTCGGGTCTCGGCCACATTGGCACGGGAGACAGCGGCCGGGTTGCCATGTTCTCTGAGACGCGTGCCGAGTGGTTAATGGCGGCCTTAGGATGCCTGCGCCACAGGCAGGCGGTCGTGACTGTATACACGACCCTCCCGGACGACAACATCGTTTCTTCGCTTAATGAAACTGAGGTTCGTGTGGTCATCACGTCGCAGCAGCTGCTTGCACGCACAATGGCGCTTCTCCCACAGTGCCCTGCTGTCAAGCACGTGATCGTGTTCGAGGATCAGCTGGAGGGCATAGGCACGGTGGCCGAGGACCTCGGGGGTGTGGCTGTGACTCCATTCCAGGACGTC GTGGATGTTCATCGTGACGACCGCTACCTGGCCTACCTTCCGCTCGCCCACGTGATGGAACTCGCCGCCGAAATGGCGCTTCTCGCCAATAACGTGGTCATCATGTACGGGTCTCCCTTGACCTTGACCAACAACAGCCCCAAGGTGATGTCGGGCACGCTCGGTGACAC GATCGTCAAAGGCGTAAACAATGTTGCTCAGGATCAAGGCTTTCTCAAGCGGAAGATTTTCAGCAAAGCGCTGGAGATCAAGAAGAAACAAAGTGCGCCGGAGTTCGTGAACAAGATTCTTGACTTTGTGGTGTTTAACAAGGTCAAGGAGCAGCTGGGAGGCCAGGTGCGCTTGATTGTGGTGGGAGGGGCTCCTCTGTCGGCCGACACACACGCCAATATCCGCGCCCTGTTCGGCTGCAACGTCCTGGTAGGCTACGGCGCCACCGAGACGACCGCGTGCATTAGTGCCGCCGTACCCAGCGACCAGCGCACGGGGCACTGCGGAGCGCCCTGCTACGGCGTCCAATTGACTCTCATGGACTGGGAGGACGGCGGATACCGCACAACGGACAAGCCGCATCCCAGGGGGGAGATCCTCGTGGCAGGCCCCACCGTCGCAAAGGGCTACTTCCGCCTTCCTATGGTGACGCAGGAGGCGTTCGTCGAGCATCATGGTCAGAGGTGGTACATGACGGGCGACATCGGCCAGATTGACGACACAGGGGTTCTGCGCATCATCGACCGCAAGAAGGATCTGGTGAAGCTGCGAGACGGAGAATTCCTCTCCTTGGGCGACATCGAGACCAAACTGAAGACGCATCCT AGGTGCATCTGCGTGTCTGTGCCCTCTGAGGACAGGCTAAGGAAGCTCACAGAAAGACTCAATCTTGACAGCAAGCGCGACTTCGAAAGCCTCACTCAAGACCCTGCCGTGGTAGCCGCTGTGCTGAAGGAGCTGCAGGTCTACGGCATGCAGCAGGGTCTCCGCCAGCGGGACCTTCCCGTAGGCCTCTTCCTGAACACCAAGCCGTGGACCCCGGAGACGGGCCTCGTGACGGCGGCGTTCAAGATCCGGAGGCAAGCGCTCGTTGATTACTTCAAGGAGCACATCAGTGCTCTCTATAGCAAGTATGAGGACCCTCAGTGA